The proteins below are encoded in one region of Bacillus vallismortis:
- a CDS encoding (S)-benzoin forming benzil reductase produces MELYIITGASKGLGEAIAIQALEKGHEVHALSRTKTDLSHEKLTQHQIDLINLEEAEQQFETLLSSINPDRYSGVALINNAGMVTPIKRAGEASLDELQRHYQLNLTAPVLLSQLFTKRFALYSGKKTVVNITSGAAKNPYKGWSAYCSSKAGLDMFTRTFGFEQEDEELPVNMISFSPGVMDTEMQAVIRSSSKKDFHDIERFRTLKETGSLRSPAYIAGTLLSLLEKGTENGRVYDIKEFL; encoded by the coding sequence ATGGAACTTTATATCATTACCGGAGCGTCAAAAGGACTGGGAGAAGCCATTGCCATACAGGCTTTAGAGAAGGGCCATGAAGTCCATGCCTTGTCCAGAACAAAAACTGATCTCTCTCATGAAAAACTGACGCAGCATCAAATAGACCTTATCAATCTCGAAGAAGCTGAACAGCAATTTGAAACGTTGCTTTCATCCATCAATCCAGATCGTTATTCAGGTGTTGCCCTGATCAATAACGCCGGAATGGTAACGCCGATCAAACGCGCCGGCGAAGCGTCACTTGACGAGCTGCAGCGCCATTATCAGCTGAACCTGACAGCGCCCGTGCTCTTGAGCCAGCTGTTTACAAAACGGTTTGCTTTATACAGCGGCAAAAAGACAGTTGTCAACATTACGTCGGGCGCCGCCAAAAATCCATACAAGGGCTGGAGCGCATATTGCAGCTCAAAAGCCGGGCTCGACATGTTTACGAGGACATTCGGATTTGAACAAGAGGATGAAGAACTGCCGGTGAACATGATTTCCTTCTCGCCAGGTGTTATGGATACTGAGATGCAAGCCGTCATCCGTTCTTCATCGAAAAAGGATTTCCACGACATCGAACGGTTCCGGACATTAAAGGAAACAGGAAGCCTTCGCAGTCCGGCCTATATTGCAGGCACCCTGCTTTCTTTATTAGAAAAAGGCACGGAGAATGGCCGCGTTTACGATATAAAAGAGTTTTTGTAG
- a CDS encoding YuzF family protein, with amino-acid sequence MVNQGSPQLVSLVDPYVYQTIKKLIGSRFVIQTVRDTVRGRLIDVNPDHITIEGARNSVCLIRIQHMISVTPDYSERV; translated from the coding sequence ATGGTCAACCAAGGTAGTCCGCAACTGGTCTCTTTAGTCGATCCTTATGTCTATCAGACCATTAAAAAGCTCATCGGCTCAAGGTTCGTGATACAGACAGTACGAGATACGGTCAGAGGCAGACTGATCGATGTAAACCCTGACCATATCACAATTGAAGGAGCCAGAAATTCCGTTTGTTTGATCAGGATCCAGCACATGATTTCCGTCACGCCAGATTACAGTGAGCGGGTTTAA
- a CDS encoding AI-2E family transporter encodes MLKSKVHFWTLQILFVLLIIYVATKVSFVFQPFIVFISTLFFPMLIAGILYFIFNPVVRLLEKKIPRTLSILLIYLLFIGLLAFVSASVGPVVTSQVTGLFNNLPDYIKQIQSLTNDLSHSQWFTWMMNQDYVSISKIEQSLTSFLQNLPQNITSSLSAVFGVVTNITLVIITVPFILFYMLKDGHRFPHLAVKILPASYRTEGLKIFKDLSDTLAAYFQGQLLICLFVGTACFIGYLIAGVPYALILGIVMAITNIIPYVGPFLGAAPAVIVGFMDSPAKALFAIIVIVVVQQLDGNLLSPLVIGKRLNTHPLTIILLLIGAGSFGGILGMILAVPVYAVMKEIFLNIVRLIKLRSRSRLEENAKPAE; translated from the coding sequence TTGTTGAAATCAAAAGTCCATTTTTGGACATTGCAGATTTTATTTGTGTTGCTGATTATTTATGTTGCAACAAAGGTTTCATTTGTGTTTCAGCCGTTCATTGTTTTTATCTCGACACTGTTTTTCCCGATGCTGATTGCGGGAATTTTGTATTTCATTTTTAATCCGGTCGTCCGCCTGCTTGAGAAAAAAATCCCGCGGACATTATCCATTCTATTGATCTATTTACTATTCATCGGTTTGCTTGCTTTCGTTTCAGCGTCAGTCGGACCTGTCGTTACATCGCAAGTGACCGGGCTGTTTAACAATCTTCCTGATTATATAAAACAGATTCAGTCGCTGACAAACGACTTGTCCCATTCTCAATGGTTTACGTGGATGATGAATCAGGATTATGTATCAATATCAAAAATCGAACAGTCGTTGACAAGTTTTCTCCAAAACCTGCCGCAAAATATCACGTCCAGTTTATCTGCGGTGTTTGGCGTCGTGACAAACATCACGCTTGTCATTATCACTGTTCCATTTATCCTTTTTTATATGCTGAAAGACGGACACCGCTTTCCGCACTTGGCAGTAAAAATTCTCCCGGCTTCTTATCGGACGGAAGGCTTGAAGATTTTTAAAGATTTATCCGATACGCTTGCGGCTTATTTTCAGGGACAGCTGTTAATCTGTCTTTTTGTCGGAACAGCGTGTTTTATCGGGTATTTAATCGCAGGTGTGCCATACGCCCTGATTCTTGGGATTGTGATGGCGATTACCAATATCATTCCTTATGTCGGGCCTTTTCTCGGTGCTGCGCCGGCTGTCATTGTCGGTTTTATGGACTCGCCTGCCAAAGCGCTGTTCGCGATTATTGTGATTGTCGTCGTTCAGCAGCTCGACGGGAATCTGCTGTCTCCTCTCGTGATCGGGAAGCGGCTCAATACGCATCCGCTTACGATTATTTTGCTGTTGATCGGAGCGGGAAGCTTCGGCGGCATTCTCGGCATGATTTTAGCGGTGCCGGTGTACGCGGTAATGAAGGAAATCTTTCTGAATATTGTCCGCCTCATCAAACTGCGTTCGCGCTCACGCCTTGAAGAAAACGCGAAGCCCGCTGAATAG
- the esaA gene encoding type VII secretion protein EsaA, giving the protein MTEQRKSLIKLISAVIIILLLPILFFRFIGEDPAKKVANSTRQIAVVNEDTGVLSEEVKSDEEDKSAQFGKEVAAVLGARPDYSWTVVNRSAAETGLASKKYDAIVYIPSDFSKNILSYDKDRPQKATLEFSIQDNLNAVNKEKVQRELEDAQKNMNKKMSALYWNFVSQKVDNIRGEFDNIVNKESEFQNVMYNFYKPSSNDLAGEIKQQKDLIDELKKSMNEAQGTTKEKASTAEEAKNTLKEFVDTVERYKEYQENQKKLLLTAQDATQQQIQTGLDAIQAQQKANQFSERMSGLATGISQVKTQLAQTSTVLAKAQQLREGQVPQQELGMAKIQSNLIEQYQAASRQTALNQVYDLLVPARQALTVAKGDDPVVDDGSDNDEQDKDKEPKEENPEDLKIDLEKQREELKSIAADIQDISDNLKEAEKEKPAPEDPVTDEPSTDAPANPDDGTNTNPDTPQGDTGNGDNSSDTGTDGQTDGNTQDQDQQPGTDGQDQNGDATNGESDSGQTETDTSAEQTASSDATLQMIQLANEDGNGDTGDTGSDGGTTQPEDEEQTGNDEISDIAKAKEQLSKASERMKQIEEELKEKETAHNEELKKKLEELKEQMDGLNDEIDDLKFKVKQLETKLGNLEAKRKREFEGIYSAIRDLENKDQLQFSGEIKTENINALMRYYKYLSVYDSILSGTIDSMAKTNAINGQEGNVKSILALTPEESASWEDLKNNMMLTDEDINSFIDGMTKFTEDYSGFIRDSQAGVLDELTNISESAAKASEQLVTGATQEAATFSNDGLSGTMALSVQDTVGQEVLQMSDMVGSLSDRQSGIIDYTTNMQQSVNDVQAKADTLNNNWGKNVASTKLVRSDVYGILGNTLVDGQNNGYVYDYLANPLKISGEVPEEKTQTVPPVVILVIVLISSLLIGYFSSYYQNAPLLVKGALFGILNILVGLMISLFGLNIYSLPDDQTIKWSVFTILLLVASSAFIRAAFRFGSIPGWVASAAMILFYVAPLIDLIMPNFTFEDPVSKVFIDIQYGTGHLFTMGITVLLVITVIAAALPLVIRLMAEKTAESDETYEA; this is encoded by the coding sequence ATGACAGAACAACGTAAAAGCTTGATCAAGTTAATATCCGCCGTCATTATCATTTTACTGCTGCCGATTTTGTTTTTCCGTTTTATCGGGGAAGACCCGGCGAAAAAAGTAGCGAATTCAACGCGGCAAATCGCGGTGGTGAATGAAGACACAGGCGTATTGAGCGAAGAAGTGAAGTCTGATGAAGAGGACAAATCCGCCCAGTTCGGCAAGGAAGTAGCGGCCGTTCTGGGGGCGCGCCCTGATTATTCGTGGACGGTCGTAAACCGAAGCGCGGCCGAGACCGGTCTCGCATCAAAGAAATACGATGCGATCGTCTACATTCCATCAGACTTCTCAAAAAACATTTTAAGCTATGATAAAGACCGCCCTCAAAAAGCAACGCTCGAATTCAGCATTCAGGATAACCTGAATGCGGTCAACAAAGAAAAAGTGCAGCGTGAGCTCGAGGATGCGCAAAAGAATATGAACAAAAAAATGTCGGCCTTATATTGGAATTTTGTGTCACAAAAAGTAGACAACATCAGAGGAGAATTTGACAATATCGTCAATAAAGAATCTGAATTCCAAAATGTCATGTACAACTTTTACAAACCTAGCTCAAATGATTTAGCAGGTGAAATCAAACAGCAAAAAGATTTAATCGATGAGCTGAAGAAATCAATGAATGAAGCGCAAGGCACGACAAAAGAAAAAGCTTCAACAGCGGAAGAAGCCAAAAACACGCTGAAAGAATTCGTTGATACCGTTGAAAGGTATAAAGAATATCAAGAAAATCAGAAAAAACTGCTTTTGACAGCCCAAGATGCCACTCAGCAGCAAATCCAGACAGGTCTGGATGCCATTCAAGCTCAGCAAAAGGCGAACCAATTCAGCGAACGCATGAGCGGACTGGCAACAGGAATCAGCCAAGTGAAAACACAGCTTGCACAAACAAGTACAGTGTTGGCAAAAGCACAGCAACTGAGAGAGGGACAAGTGCCCCAGCAGGAACTTGGCATGGCAAAAATCCAAAGTAATTTAATTGAACAATATCAGGCCGCTTCAAGACAAACGGCATTAAATCAGGTTTATGATCTGCTTGTACCAGCGCGTCAGGCGCTGACAGTTGCGAAAGGGGATGACCCAGTCGTAGACGACGGCTCTGACAATGATGAGCAAGATAAAGATAAAGAACCGAAGGAAGAGAATCCCGAAGACCTGAAAATCGATCTTGAAAAACAGCGGGAAGAACTGAAAAGCATCGCCGCTGACATTCAGGACATTTCAGACAATCTGAAGGAGGCTGAAAAAGAGAAGCCGGCACCAGAGGACCCGGTAACAGATGAACCGTCCACTGACGCCCCGGCAAACCCTGATGACGGAACCAACACAAATCCCGATACACCACAGGGAGACACCGGAAACGGTGACAACAGCAGTGATACTGGAACGGACGGACAAACGGACGGCAACACTCAGGATCAGGACCAGCAGCCGGGAACAGACGGCCAGGATCAGAACGGCGATGCCACTAACGGCGAGTCAGACAGCGGACAAACCGAAACGGACACATCTGCCGAACAAACTGCATCATCTGACGCAACCCTTCAAATGATCCAGCTGGCAAATGAAGATGGAAACGGAGATACTGGAGATACAGGAAGCGACGGTGGCACGACTCAGCCTGAGGACGAAGAACAAACCGGAAACGATGAGATTTCTGATATCGCAAAAGCAAAAGAACAGCTCAGCAAAGCGTCTGAGCGAATGAAGCAAATTGAAGAAGAACTCAAAGAAAAAGAAACTGCCCATAATGAAGAGCTGAAAAAGAAATTAGAAGAACTTAAAGAGCAAATGGATGGTCTCAATGATGAAATTGATGACTTGAAATTTAAAGTGAAACAGCTCGAAACGAAACTCGGAAACCTTGAAGCGAAACGGAAGCGGGAGTTTGAAGGGATTTACAGCGCGATTCGCGATCTGGAAAATAAAGATCAGCTTCAATTCTCCGGAGAAATCAAGACAGAAAATATCAATGCTTTAATGAGATATTATAAATATCTATCTGTATATGACTCTATATTATCCGGAACCATAGATAGCATGGCAAAAACCAATGCGATTAATGGTCAGGAAGGCAACGTCAAATCAATCCTGGCTCTCACACCGGAAGAATCAGCCAGCTGGGAAGATCTCAAAAACAACATGATGCTAACGGATGAAGACATTAACAGCTTCATCGACGGCATGACCAAATTCACGGAAGACTACAGCGGCTTCATCCGTGACTCACAAGCAGGTGTTCTTGACGAACTGACGAACATCTCTGAAAGCGCCGCAAAAGCGTCGGAACAGCTGGTAACAGGGGCAACGCAAGAAGCTGCGACGTTCAGTAACGACGGGCTGTCTGGCACAATGGCACTGAGTGTCCAAGATACGGTCGGCCAGGAAGTGCTGCAAATGTCAGACATGGTGGGGTCATTGTCTGATCGCCAGTCAGGCATTATTGACTACACAACCAACATGCAGCAAAGCGTCAATGATGTTCAGGCGAAAGCCGACACATTAAACAATAACTGGGGGAAAAATGTCGCCTCCACAAAGCTTGTACGCAGCGACGTATACGGCATATTGGGAAATACATTAGTAGACGGGCAAAACAACGGCTATGTATATGATTACTTGGCGAATCCGCTTAAAATCAGCGGAGAGGTTCCAGAGGAAAAAACACAGACGGTGCCGCCGGTTGTCATTCTAGTCATTGTATTGATCAGCAGCTTGTTAATCGGCTATTTCAGCTCGTATTACCAAAACGCGCCGCTTCTCGTCAAAGGAGCGCTATTCGGAATTCTGAATATCCTTGTCGGACTCATGATCAGCTTGTTCGGTTTGAATATTTATTCGCTGCCGGACGATCAGACGATTAAGTGGTCTGTATTTACAATTCTTCTGCTCGTGGCAAGCTCAGCCTTCATCCGGGCGGCGTTCAGATTCGGTTCAATTCCTGGATGGGTTGCTTCAGCGGCGATGATTCTATTCTACGTCGCACCGCTTATTGATTTGATTATGCCGAACTTTACATTTGAAGACCCTGTGTCGAAAGTATTTATCGACATCCAGTATGGCACAGGGCACTTGTTTACAATGGGAATAACGGTTCTGCTAGTCATTACGGTGATTGCCGCGGCTCTGCCGCTTGTGATCCGGCTGATGGCCGAAAAAACAGCAGAAAGCGATGAAACGTATGAAGCGTAA
- the essC gene encoding type VII secretion protein EssC, with protein MSLLWVFYQNNVQKLKLSDLPSSHPATIGPDVKDSVTIGTIPFEHGVISLQRKESEGQYEVFLGNDCVGMIKPDGSFSLQTDQQDIRFILTDSETEKSVYFTGNRDEIICSSEDTNADIYLNPQDIAFAEESTFSLLRVGPSWSVQPESGTVFLNGEKINANTTLQPGDEIFWNFTQMRVTEQDLLEVVHFAPFETALTETVKPSTEMQKKYPQYRRTPRMVYDLPDDRVSFSFPSQESDQTNRGLWLVILPPLVMLIVMGVVAIIQPRGIFILVSLAMFMMTLITSTVQYFRDKNQRKKREEKRERVYKLYLDNKRKELQALAEKQKQVLEFHFPSFEQMKYLTSEISDRIWEKSLESKDYLQLRIGTGTVPSSYEINMSGGDLANRDIDDLMEKSQQMQRIYKDIRNAPVTVDLAEGPMGLVGKSQIVKNEIHQLIGQLSFFNSYHDLRFVFIFHEEEYKDWEWMKWLPQFQMPHIYAKGFIYNEQTRDQLLSSLYELIRERDLEDDKEKLQFKPHFIFVITNQQLISEHVILEYLEGQHEHLGISTIVAAETKESLSENITTLVRYINEHEGDILIQKKKAVRIPFRLDHHQRGDNERFSRTLRTLNHQVGITNSIPETVSFLELFHAKEVKEIGIQQKWLTSESAKSLSVPIGYKGKDDIVYLNLHEKAHGPHGLLAGTTGSGKSEFLQTYILSLAVHFHPHEAAFLLIDYKGGGMAQPFRNIPHLLGTITNIEGSKNFSMRALASIKSELKKRQRLFDQYQVNHINDYTKLYKQGKTEVAMPHLFLISDEFAELKSEEPDFIRELVSAARIGRSLGVHLILATQKPGGIIDDQIWSNSRFKVALKVQDATDSKEILKNSDAANITVTGRGYLQVGNNEVYELFQSAWSGAPYLEEVYGTEDEIAIVTDTGLIPLSEVDTEDIAKKDVQTEIEAIVDEIERIQDEMGIEKLASPWLPPLAERIPRTLFPSGEKDHFHFAYVDEPDLQRQAPIAYKMMEDGNIGIFGSSGYGKSIAAATFLMSFADVYTPEQLHVYIFDFGNGTLLPLAKLPHTADYFLMDQSRKIEKFMIRIKEEIDRRKRLFREKEISHIKMYNALSEEELPFIFITIDNFDIVKDEMHELESEFVQLSRDGQSLGIYFMMTATRVNAVRQSLLNNLKTKVVHYLMDQSEGYSIYGRPKFNLEPIPGRVIIQKEELYFAQMFLPVDADDDISMFNGLKADVQNLQERFASLEQPAPIPMLPESLSTREFSLRFKLERKPLSVPIGLHEETVSPVYFDVGKHKHCLILGQTQRGKTNVLKVMLEHLIDDETEMIGLFDSIDRGLSHYAKESDVSYLETKEDIEQWVDTAEDIFKTREAMYVEAVRQGDAQNLRFSQVVLMIDGITRFQQTIDTRIQDRLANFMKSYAHLGFSFIPGGNHSEFSKGYDSLTTEMKQIRHAILLMKKSEQNVIPLPYQRQEPEIQPGFGYVVENGKEQKVQIPLCSAERESAR; from the coding sequence TTGAGTCTATTATGGGTGTTTTACCAAAATAACGTTCAAAAACTGAAGCTGTCTGACCTCCCGTCGTCCCACCCGGCGACAATTGGGCCTGATGTGAAGGATTCCGTTACGATCGGCACTATTCCGTTTGAACACGGAGTGATTTCTCTTCAAAGAAAGGAATCTGAAGGCCAATACGAAGTTTTCCTGGGAAATGATTGTGTCGGCATGATTAAGCCGGATGGATCATTTTCTCTACAAACGGATCAGCAGGATATACGATTCATCTTGACGGACAGTGAGACTGAGAAATCCGTTTATTTTACGGGGAATCGTGATGAAATCATCTGTTCATCAGAAGACACGAATGCGGATATTTACCTGAATCCGCAAGATATTGCTTTCGCGGAAGAAAGCACGTTCTCTTTGCTTCGTGTCGGCCCAAGCTGGTCGGTTCAACCTGAAAGCGGGACGGTCTTTTTAAACGGAGAGAAGATTAACGCCAATACAACGCTCCAGCCGGGAGATGAAATCTTCTGGAACTTTACGCAAATGAGAGTGACGGAACAAGATCTTTTAGAAGTGGTTCATTTTGCACCGTTTGAAACAGCATTAACAGAAACGGTCAAACCGAGCACAGAGATGCAGAAAAAATATCCGCAGTACAGAAGAACGCCGCGAATGGTATACGACCTGCCGGATGACCGCGTGTCCTTCAGTTTTCCCTCTCAAGAGAGCGATCAAACCAATAGAGGGCTGTGGCTCGTCATTCTGCCTCCGCTTGTGATGCTGATCGTGATGGGCGTTGTCGCCATCATCCAGCCGCGCGGCATATTCATCCTCGTTTCTCTGGCGATGTTTATGATGACTCTCATTACCTCGACGGTGCAATATTTCCGCGATAAAAACCAGCGGAAAAAACGCGAGGAAAAACGGGAGCGTGTGTACAAGCTTTACTTAGACAATAAGCGGAAAGAGCTTCAGGCGCTTGCTGAAAAGCAAAAGCAGGTACTTGAATTTCACTTCCCTTCATTTGAGCAAATGAAATACTTAACAAGTGAAATCAGTGACCGGATCTGGGAAAAATCGCTTGAAAGCAAGGATTATCTCCAGCTGCGGATTGGGACGGGAACAGTCCCTTCAAGCTATGAAATCAATATGAGTGGCGGAGACTTGGCCAATCGTGATATCGACGACCTCATGGAGAAATCGCAGCAGATGCAGCGTATCTATAAGGACATCCGCAATGCGCCGGTTACGGTCGATTTGGCGGAAGGTCCGATGGGGCTTGTCGGTAAATCGCAAATTGTGAAAAATGAGATTCACCAGCTGATCGGACAATTGTCGTTCTTCAACAGCTATCACGATTTGCGGTTCGTATTTATTTTTCATGAAGAAGAGTATAAAGACTGGGAGTGGATGAAGTGGCTGCCGCAATTTCAAATGCCCCATATTTATGCGAAAGGATTTATTTATAATGAGCAAACCCGAGATCAGCTTCTGTCCTCACTTTATGAATTGATCAGAGAGCGCGATCTCGAAGATGATAAAGAAAAACTGCAGTTCAAACCGCATTTTATATTTGTCATCACAAATCAGCAGCTGATCTCAGAGCACGTCATTCTCGAATATTTAGAAGGGCAGCATGAGCATCTGGGCATCTCTACAATTGTTGCTGCGGAAACAAAGGAAAGCTTGTCGGAAAACATTACGACTCTTGTCCGCTACATCAATGAGCACGAAGGGGACATTTTAATACAAAAGAAAAAAGCGGTAAGAATTCCGTTCCGCCTCGATCATCATCAGCGCGGGGACAACGAACGGTTCTCACGCACGCTGCGGACGCTGAATCACCAGGTCGGCATTACGAATTCCATTCCGGAAACGGTATCGTTCCTGGAGCTTTTCCATGCGAAGGAAGTCAAGGAAATCGGCATTCAGCAAAAATGGCTGACAAGTGAATCAGCGAAGTCGCTGTCAGTGCCGATCGGCTATAAGGGGAAAGATGACATTGTTTACTTGAACCTTCACGAAAAAGCCCACGGTCCGCACGGGCTGCTTGCAGGGACGACGGGATCAGGGAAAAGTGAATTTCTCCAGACGTATATTTTGTCACTTGCGGTGCATTTTCACCCGCATGAAGCGGCTTTCTTATTGATTGACTATAAAGGCGGAGGAATGGCGCAGCCATTTCGCAATATTCCTCATCTGCTCGGCACGATCACGAATATTGAAGGAAGCAAAAACTTCAGTATGCGTGCGCTCGCTTCTATTAAAAGCGAATTGAAAAAAAGACAGCGCCTGTTTGACCAGTATCAAGTCAACCACATCAATGACTATACAAAGCTGTATAAGCAGGGAAAAACAGAAGTGGCAATGCCTCACTTGTTCTTAATTTCTGATGAGTTCGCCGAGCTGAAGAGCGAGGAGCCTGATTTTATCAGGGAGCTTGTCAGTGCCGCGCGTATCGGGCGAAGCCTGGGTGTTCATTTGATTTTGGCGACACAGAAGCCGGGCGGCATCATCGACGACCAGATTTGGAGTAACTCGCGCTTTAAAGTGGCGCTGAAGGTTCAGGATGCCACCGACAGTAAAGAAATTTTGAAAAACAGCGATGCCGCCAACATTACCGTGACAGGACGCGGGTATTTACAGGTCGGCAACAATGAAGTGTATGAGCTGTTCCAATCCGCTTGGAGCGGAGCGCCTTACTTAGAGGAAGTCTACGGAACAGAGGACGAAATCGCGATCGTCACGGATACGGGCTTGATCCCGCTTTCTGAAGTGGATACCGAAGATATCGCGAAAAAAGACGTTCAAACCGAAATCGAAGCCATAGTTGATGAAATTGAACGCATCCAAGATGAAATGGGAATCGAGAAGCTGGCAAGCCCATGGCTGCCGCCGCTCGCGGAACGGATTCCGCGGACTCTTTTCCCTTCAGGCGAAAAAGATCATTTCCATTTCGCATATGTCGATGAACCTGATCTGCAAAGACAGGCGCCAATTGCTTATAAGATGATGGAAGACGGAAATATCGGCATATTTGGCTCTTCCGGCTACGGAAAATCAATTGCCGCCGCTACGTTCCTGATGAGCTTTGCGGATGTATACACACCTGAACAGCTTCATGTCTATATCTTTGATTTCGGAAACGGAACGCTTCTGCCATTAGCGAAGCTGCCGCATACCGCGGACTACTTCCTGATGGACCAATCACGAAAAATTGAAAAGTTCATGATTCGGATCAAGGAAGAAATTGACCGCCGTAAACGCCTGTTCAGGGAAAAAGAAATCAGCCACATTAAAATGTACAATGCGCTGAGCGAAGAAGAGCTTCCGTTCATTTTCATCACCATTGATAACTTTGACATCGTCAAGGATGAAATGCATGAGCTTGAATCGGAGTTTGTCCAGCTTTCCAGAGACGGGCAGAGCTTGGGCATCTACTTCATGATGACAGCAACGCGGGTGAATGCTGTCCGCCAATCATTGTTAAATAATCTGAAAACCAAGGTTGTCCACTATCTCATGGATCAATCTGAGGGATATTCGATTTATGGACGGCCGAAGTTCAATCTTGAACCGATTCCAGGGCGCGTCATCATTCAAAAGGAAGAACTTTATTTCGCGCAAATGTTCCTTCCTGTTGACGCGGATGATGATATCAGCATGTTCAACGGGCTGAAAGCAGACGTTCAGAATCTTCAGGAGCGCTTTGCTTCACTGGAGCAGCCGGCACCGATTCCGATGCTGCCTGAGAGTTTGTCGACGAGAGAATTTTCTCTTCGCTTCAAGCTGGAACGCAAGCCGTTATCTGTACCGATCGGGCTTCATGAAGAAACAGTCAGCCCAGTCTATTTTGATGTGGGCAAGCATAAGCACTGCCTGATTTTAGGCCAGACCCAGCGCGGGAAAACAAACGTCTTAAAAGTCATGCTTGAACATCTGATTGATGATGAAACCGAAATGATCGGCCTGTTTGACTCGATTGACCGTGGCTTATCCCATTATGCGAAGGAATCGGATGTCTCATACTTGGAAACGAAAGAAGACATTGAGCAGTGGGTAGATACAGCAGAAGACATTTTCAAAACAAGAGAAGCCATGTATGTAGAAGCCGTCCGTCAGGGGGACGCGCAAAATCTGAGATTCTCACAAGTAGTGCTGATGATTGACGGAATTACAAGATTCCAACAAACAATTGATACGAGAATACAAGATCGTCTGGCAAACTTCATGAAATCATACGCGCATCTTGGCTTCAGCTTTATTCCGGGCGGAAACCACAGTGAATTCTCAAAAGGCTATGACTCCTTGACGACAGAGATGAAGCAAATCCGCCACGCCATTCTGCTGATGAAAAAATCTGAACAAAATGTCATTCCTCTTCCATACCAAAGACAGGAGCCTGAAATTCAGCCGGGCTTCGGATATGTTGTGGAAAACGGGAAGGAGCAAAAAGTTCAAATTCCTTTATGTTCTGCTGAAAGGGAGAGTGCTAGATGA
- a CDS encoding HD domain-containing protein gives MRKVRLMDVFTHPIAQKYLQRSGVAHAIACAYHAYRLSIKADINPDLAAKAALLHDIGHYEWYTDGKWDYEKYKRNDIHAIKGAERAHKLLIRLGEEPKAAKEIALAILLHTDSYLPEGELEKNTLQQIVKKADELDEEPGGHHHYRQIDSSTAREKIEKLDHYIDQAQASTIKSV, from the coding sequence ATGAGAAAGGTTAGATTAATGGATGTTTTCACCCATCCAATTGCACAAAAGTATCTCCAACGTTCCGGTGTGGCACATGCGATTGCCTGCGCTTACCATGCGTACAGGCTGTCTATAAAGGCTGACATCAACCCTGATTTAGCTGCAAAAGCGGCGCTGCTGCATGATATCGGCCATTATGAATGGTATACAGACGGCAAGTGGGATTATGAGAAATACAAAAGAAATGACATTCATGCCATCAAAGGAGCGGAACGGGCGCATAAGCTTTTAATTCGGCTTGGCGAGGAACCGAAAGCCGCAAAAGAGATTGCCCTTGCCATTTTGCTTCATACCGATTCCTATTTGCCTGAAGGCGAATTAGAGAAAAACACGCTGCAGCAGATTGTCAAAAAAGCGGACGAACTTGATGAAGAGCCGGGCGGCCACCATCATTACCGCCAGATTGATTCTTCAACGGCACGTGAAAAAATAGAAAAGCTGGACCACTACATCGACCAAGCCCAGGCATCGACGATAAAGTCTGTATAA
- the essA gene encoding type VII secretion protein EssA, with protein sequence MLSFSLFIPSAAAAETEENTDVAPNQYKKKDIEIDTNYLHEDSYYEEKTELPEEQKDITFDQPEDKDAELIKGLFTSTDAEESNTIAAQSKQLGITFAEKPITKTSSTETKEEEATSSLLLPILYVVLILLGIAGIVFLIPKVTAQENKKA encoded by the coding sequence ATGCTCTCCTTTTCCCTTTTCATACCCTCTGCCGCCGCTGCCGAAACCGAAGAAAACACAGATGTCGCGCCAAACCAATATAAGAAAAAAGACATCGAAATCGACACAAATTATTTGCATGAAGATTCCTACTATGAAGAGAAAACAGAACTGCCAGAGGAACAGAAGGATATCACCTTTGATCAACCGGAGGACAAGGACGCCGAGCTGATAAAAGGTTTGTTTACATCAACAGATGCCGAGGAATCCAACACGATTGCGGCCCAGTCGAAACAGCTCGGGATTACGTTTGCTGAAAAACCAATCACAAAGACGTCATCCACGGAAACAAAGGAAGAAGAAGCAACATCTTCACTGCTGCTTCCGATTTTGTATGTCGTGCTGATTCTGCTCGGCATTGCGGGGATTGTGTTCCTCATCCCGAAAGTCACAGCGCAGGAGAACAAAAAGGCGTAG